The Elaeis guineensis isolate ETL-2024a chromosome 13, EG11, whole genome shotgun sequence genome includes a region encoding these proteins:
- the LOC105056859 gene encoding uncharacterized protein: MSLALIQGYSSPEEDEGGEERLFSSSLSDGDDGDEEEKADVEDGISHKNLSGGEKKKHISSRPRPTSNSLLPSALDAFAEVTGPPEFLNNRPGGVEETREALGVLDRRASDRARREKKDLPAGAVVEAKAQLVGIRDRVRSDVEGSYPSGSATKTVSDNGKRVFSAANPDAKDAAELLRVCVQCGIPKTYSHARGMTCPVCGDRPPADPKKEPEKKRGSSVKEKEKSKRMKGQSSHSTWKSETEMQLRQQYD; the protein is encoded by the exons ATGAGCTTAGCTCTCATACAAGGCTACTCCTCCCCCGAAGAAGATGAGGGAGGAGAGGAGAGACTCTTCTCTTCTTCCCTCAGCGATGGGGACGATGGTGACGAAGAAGAGAAGGCCGACGTGGAGGACGGGATCTCTCACAAGAATCTCTccgggggagagaagaagaaacacATCTCCAGTCGCCCCAGACCGACCTCCAATTCCTTGCTCCCCTCCGCGCTCGACGCCTTTGCCGAG GTCACAGGGCCGCCGGAGTTTCTTAACAACCGACCAGGGGGCGTGGAGGAGACTCGGGAGGCTCTGGGGGTGCTAGATCGGAGGGCGAGTGACAGGgccagaagagagaagaaagatctCCCTGCCG GTGCTGTTGTGGAGGCCAAAGCTCAATTGGTTGGCATTCGTGACCGAGTGAGAAGTGATGTAGAAGGAAGCTATCCTTCAGGTTCTGCCACCAAAACAGTATCTGATAATGGTAAGCGAGTGTTCTCTGCAGCAAATCCTGATGCCAAAGATGCTGCTGAACTGCTAAG AGTATGCGTACAGTGTGGGATTCCAAAGACCTATTCACATGCCCGTGGCATGACGTGCCCAGTTTGTGGAGATCGCCCTCCTGCAGACCCAAAGAAAGAGCCTGAGAAGAAGAGGGGTTCCAGTGtcaaagagaaggagaagagtaAGAGGATGAAGGGACAATCGTCACACTCCACTTGGAAGAGCGAGACAGAGATGCAACTGAGACAGCAATATGACTAG